One Kaistella polysaccharea DNA segment encodes these proteins:
- a CDS encoding RNA polymerase sigma factor, with the protein MTHEIFKNTVFCLKDEMYRFAKRFVISSDEAEDVVQDLMMKFWQKKEELASFGNMKSYAMKSVKNECLNRLKHEDVKLGFADFQMHRSEIHEVESNNMKDQIIGFINELPEKQKAVIHLKDVEDFDVVEISQILEMEQNAVRVNLMRARQKVKEQIQKLMDYENRMIENL; encoded by the coding sequence ATGACTCACGAGATTTTCAAAAATACGGTATTCTGTCTCAAGGATGAGATGTATCGTTTTGCGAAAAGATTCGTGATCAGCAGCGACGAAGCGGAAGATGTTGTACAGGATTTAATGATGAAATTTTGGCAGAAAAAAGAAGAACTCGCGAGTTTCGGAAACATGAAATCTTATGCGATGAAGTCGGTGAAAAATGAATGTTTGAACCGTTTAAAGCATGAAGACGTGAAATTGGGATTTGCAGATTTTCAAATGCACAGAAGTGAAATTCATGAAGTGGAATCGAATAATATGAAAGATCAGATCATTGGTTTTATTAATGAACTTCCGGAAAAACAAAAAGCTGTAATTCACTTAAAAGATGTAGAAGATTTCGATGTAGTAGAAATTTCACAAATCCTGGAAATGGAGCAAAATGCAGTTCGTGTAAATTTGATGAGAGCACGACAAAAAGTGAAAGAACAAATCCAGAAACTGATGGATTATGAAAACAGAATGATCGAAAATTTATAA
- a CDS encoding DUF4252 domain-containing protein produces the protein MKKLLLIFALTFSYFFQINAQKDKLDQLFEKYQEADGITSIKIAKPMFNMLNKLNIADDELAQIKPLLSKINSLKILILEKPAVSTNLADQRQMNLFQILQSEIGVSLKNMKYEELITVNSKDNKIKFLSSDATNGVLDDLLLSINSEGNTVLMMLDGKISMDDVNTLVNEAQNSTLKSSVTTENITSNGVTQVRNVGKFTGVAVSSGIKVNFTQGNNQTVVVETSPNLQQYVSTEVENGILVITVKNKENRNLNFKKLLVTIEAPHLSSVKLSSGSFLTTVSPVNENDFKAEISSGANLTADINVRNKTTVDISSGSSMRLDLKTETLEFEGSSGSMATITGKAETTVVNLSSAASCNAQDLISKNGAARASSGANLKINASESLNAAASSGASIRYKGNPTLVGAGKSSSGGSVKPLN, from the coding sequence ATGAAAAAACTTCTTTTAATATTCGCCCTCACTTTTTCGTATTTTTTCCAAATTAATGCGCAAAAAGATAAACTGGATCAGCTTTTTGAAAAATATCAGGAAGCAGATGGAATTACCTCCATCAAAATTGCCAAACCCATGTTTAATATGCTGAACAAGCTGAATATTGCTGATGATGAATTAGCACAGATTAAACCTTTACTCAGCAAAATCAACAGTCTTAAAATATTAATTCTCGAAAAACCTGCGGTATCCACAAATTTGGCAGATCAGCGGCAGATGAATTTATTTCAAATATTACAAAGTGAGATTGGCGTCTCCCTGAAAAATATGAAATATGAGGAATTGATTACCGTAAACAGCAAAGACAACAAAATAAAATTTCTCTCTTCCGATGCGACGAATGGGGTTTTAGACGACCTTTTGCTCAGCATCAACTCCGAAGGAAATACCGTTTTGATGATGTTGGATGGAAAAATCTCAATGGATGATGTAAATACGCTGGTGAACGAAGCTCAAAATTCAACTCTTAAAAGTTCGGTAACAACAGAAAACATCACTTCGAATGGCGTTACCCAAGTTCGAAACGTTGGTAAATTTACGGGAGTAGCGGTTTCAAGTGGGATTAAAGTAAATTTTACGCAGGGAAATAATCAAACTGTCGTGGTAGAAACAAGTCCCAACCTGCAACAATATGTTTCTACAGAAGTTGAAAATGGAATTTTGGTCATTACCGTAAAAAATAAGGAAAACCGAAATTTAAATTTCAAGAAACTTCTAGTAACAATAGAAGCTCCACATCTTTCTTCCGTAAAACTTTCTTCAGGATCTTTTCTAACAACTGTTAGTCCTGTTAACGAAAACGATTTCAAGGCTGAAATATCCTCCGGAGCGAATTTAACGGCAGATATAAACGTGAGAAATAAAACAACTGTTGACATCAGTTCCGGCTCATCGATGAGACTGGATCTGAAAACAGAGACCCTCGAATTCGAAGGCAGCAGTGGTTCTATGGCGACTATCACAGGAAAGGCAGAAACAACAGTCGTAAATCTTTCTAGTGCCGCATCTTGCAACGCGCAAGATTTAATTTCAAAAAATGGTGCAGCGAGGGCTTCATCGGGCGCAAATCTTAAAATTAATGCTTCTGAAAGTTTAAATGCAGCGGCAAGTTCGGGAGCTTCGATACGTTACAAAGGAAATCCAACGCTAGTTGGAGCCGGGAAATCTTCAAGCGGCGGAAGCGTTAAACCATTAAATTAA
- a CDS encoding DUF4252 domain-containing protein, which translates to MKKLYFFSTVVLMLFSVQSCIVSSSPNMAFFDNPYYDYKDAHFTSVNVPMFLAKPIVKKALKDDGESEELINIIKKISDIKVMTIENGNQEMVADFAKYLTKNNFEEWVTVKKDKETINFQAKQKGERIRKLLITVASGKELVYVDVSGNFTADDISKLINYSEKNEIRSKMKN; encoded by the coding sequence ATGAAAAAACTATATTTTTTCTCAACAGTTGTTCTGATGTTATTTTCCGTACAATCTTGCATCGTGTCATCCAGCCCCAATATGGCATTTTTCGACAATCCCTACTACGATTATAAAGATGCGCATTTTACCAGTGTTAATGTTCCCATGTTTCTGGCAAAACCAATCGTTAAAAAAGCGCTAAAAGACGACGGTGAAAGTGAAGAACTCATCAATATCATCAAGAAAATATCGGATATAAAAGTGATGACTATCGAAAATGGAAACCAAGAAATGGTCGCTGATTTCGCAAAATACCTAACCAAAAATAATTTTGAGGAATGGGTAACGGTAAAAAAAGATAAGGAAACCATCAATTTCCAGGCAAAGCAGAAAGGTGAACGCATCAGAAAACTCTTAATCACGGTGGCTTCAGGAAAGGAATTAGTTTATGTGGATGTTTCTGGAAACTTTACGGCAGATGATATTTCAAAACTCATTAATTATTCGGAGAAAAATGAAATCCGAAGTAAAATGAAGAATTAG
- a CDS encoding T9SS type B sorting domain-containing protein: protein MKFSKIVISLFLCFSLYVKAQLDLEHWFPPVYQTGSVYKLSEFYFYLSTDKITPFTVKVYSNNVLLKTLTISKSMPGILSPQDFDTSLIHVATDRRVMKVIPAGIQMAGEKSFYASLRLATGPLITSAKIADIFSSKGKSGLGKDFFTVMDQIILYGNNPNSMNYFASVIATRDDTHVKVSDYDKEIIFSDGLKHENLEFTLQKGQSYVVAADKRANTDYILDDNDPNLIGVRITSDKPIVVSNGNFVSQDIGVEGGGNMNADQTMPTSKIGKEYFVVNGMTKTEAGMEKVIVVATKDGTKIYFNNDTEPYKTLNKGEHFISPSPNKKNTWIDGTQEGFRNPEPFDIPTRGMYVRTSQPVYLYQLIGGYNFMVRGPVPDRTDFTSGMLFSYPIDKDYLPDPRQKLSNTIEIPSVAKLGVVDVFNKITVKTPDNAAITFNGGSVTDFSTIPGKPGWSYFTRINYGGNISINSNKSLMVDTVGGFRYAGYGGGYTGFSNDPFIIKNGNCIEEGVFLYLNNIDFEGFQWKLDGVDITGETGSTITPKLPGNYTCVVSYMDFTFTTSPVRVDNCPYLVVEKNEGIQCHSFTLDASFSPPRPRDEVASTRILTEPFRGKAIIKDGVIFVKIDEDFSGENRLVYEIKGSSGFSQTVKVNFSVYPIPKIELKESIFPKGFRNTSYVYDLTEATLSNPDANKIKYFQTVNQNPGDEITGSLINNFSTNKTEIYAQITYGSGCTILREIGLIQTKIPDQPGDPNAILPNFFSPNNDGINDFWCYENLGNMSTLKLAIYDRYGTKVYEHTTNETCWDGKTKTGISFPTGTYWVYYIVTDAEGVQTQKSQWILLKNAN from the coding sequence ATGAAATTCAGTAAAATAGTAATAAGTCTTTTTCTCTGCTTCAGTTTATATGTAAAGGCACAACTGGATTTAGAACACTGGTTTCCACCCGTTTATCAGACGGGAAGTGTTTATAAACTTTCTGAATTTTACTTTTACCTCTCTACAGATAAAATTACGCCTTTTACTGTGAAAGTTTATAGTAACAATGTTTTGCTAAAAACATTAACTATCAGTAAATCCATGCCCGGAATTTTATCACCTCAAGACTTTGATACCAGCTTGATCCATGTAGCTACAGACAGGCGAGTTATGAAAGTAATCCCCGCTGGTATTCAGATGGCAGGGGAAAAGAGTTTTTACGCAAGTTTGCGCCTTGCAACAGGTCCGTTAATAACTTCGGCGAAAATTGCCGATATTTTTTCGTCTAAAGGAAAATCAGGCTTAGGCAAAGATTTCTTCACCGTTATGGATCAGATTATTCTTTACGGGAACAATCCGAATAGCATGAATTATTTTGCCTCCGTAATTGCTACCAGAGATGATACTCATGTTAAAGTTTCCGATTACGATAAGGAAATTATTTTTTCTGACGGTCTAAAGCATGAAAATTTAGAATTTACCTTACAGAAAGGGCAATCTTATGTTGTCGCCGCCGATAAAAGAGCAAATACAGATTACATTTTAGATGATAACGATCCTAATCTTATTGGGGTCAGAATTACTTCCGATAAGCCGATTGTAGTTTCCAATGGAAATTTCGTGAGCCAAGATATTGGCGTAGAAGGCGGCGGTAACATGAATGCGGATCAGACCATGCCTACATCGAAAATTGGTAAAGAATATTTCGTGGTAAACGGAATGACCAAAACGGAAGCAGGCATGGAAAAAGTAATCGTAGTAGCGACCAAAGACGGTACTAAAATTTATTTTAATAACGACACAGAACCTTATAAAACGCTTAATAAAGGTGAACATTTTATAAGTCCATCGCCAAACAAAAAAAACACCTGGATAGACGGAACTCAAGAAGGCTTTCGAAATCCAGAACCTTTTGATATCCCCACCCGAGGCATGTACGTTCGTACTTCGCAGCCGGTATATTTATATCAGTTGATTGGTGGATATAATTTTATGGTTCGCGGACCAGTTCCGGACAGAACAGATTTTACGAGCGGAATGTTGTTTTCTTACCCAATCGACAAAGATTATTTGCCCGATCCGCGGCAAAAATTATCGAATACCATTGAAATTCCTAGCGTTGCTAAATTAGGAGTCGTTGATGTTTTTAACAAAATTACCGTGAAAACGCCCGATAATGCAGCGATTACCTTTAATGGAGGTTCCGTTACAGATTTTTCCACCATTCCCGGAAAACCAGGTTGGTCCTATTTTACAAGAATAAATTATGGCGGCAATATCAGTATAAATTCCAACAAAAGTTTGATGGTCGATACCGTGGGTGGTTTTCGGTATGCAGGTTATGGCGGCGGTTACACTGGTTTTTCTAATGATCCTTTCATTATTAAAAATGGAAATTGCATCGAAGAAGGCGTCTTTCTATATCTTAATAATATCGATTTTGAAGGATTTCAGTGGAAACTTGATGGCGTAGATATTACTGGAGAAACGGGTTCAACGATTACGCCCAAACTTCCTGGAAATTACACCTGTGTGGTTTCTTACATGGATTTTACTTTTACAACTTCGCCTGTACGAGTAGATAACTGTCCTTATCTCGTTGTGGAGAAAAACGAAGGAATCCAATGCCATTCTTTCACTCTTGATGCCTCATTTTCACCGCCAAGACCTAGAGATGAGGTCGCTTCAACGCGCATTTTAACGGAACCTTTTCGCGGCAAAGCCATTATTAAAGACGGAGTCATATTCGTGAAAATAGATGAAGATTTTTCAGGAGAAAACCGGCTCGTTTATGAAATTAAAGGATCAAGTGGATTTTCGCAAACCGTTAAAGTAAATTTTTCAGTTTACCCAATACCCAAAATCGAACTGAAAGAATCTATATTTCCCAAAGGATTCCGTAATACAAGTTATGTGTATGATTTGACGGAAGCCACCCTATCAAACCCCGATGCGAACAAAATAAAGTACTTTCAGACTGTAAATCAAAATCCTGGGGACGAGATTACCGGATCTTTAATTAATAATTTTTCTACTAACAAAACGGAAATTTACGCCCAAATAACCTACGGAAGTGGCTGTACAATCCTTCGTGAAATTGGTCTGATTCAGACAAAAATTCCCGATCAACCTGGCGATCCTAATGCAATTTTACCAAATTTTTTCTCTCCAAACAACGATGGAATAAATGATTTTTGGTGTTATGAAAATTTAGGAAATATGTCCACTTTAAAATTAGCCATCTATGACCGATATGGGACGAAAGTTTATGAACATACCACTAACGAAACCTGCTGGGACGGAAAAACGAAGACGGGAATCAGTTTTCCCACCGGAACTTACTGGGTTTATTATATCGTAACTGACGCAGAGGGCGTTCAAACACAGAAGTCCCAGTGGATTTTATTAAAAAATGCGAATTAA
- the guaB gene encoding IMP dehydrogenase: MSIHNKIVETAITFDDVLLIPSYSEVLPNQVSLKSRLSDKITLHVPIVSAAMDTVTEAEMAIALARVGGLGFIHKNMPIEEQAAQVYRVKRSENGMISDPVTLTKDHTLKEARDLMAQYKISGLPVVDDENTLIGIITNRDVKYQENLDAKVEELMTKDKLITSDKATNLEQAKEILLQNRVEKLPIVDKNFKLVGLITIKDIDNQMEYPNANKDSSGRLIVGAGVGVGEDTIERVTALVKAGVDIIAVDSAHGHSKGVLDKVVEIRKNFPDLDIVGGNIVTADAAKDLIKAGANILKVGVGPGSICTTRVVAGVGVPQLSAIYNVFEYAKSKNVAVIADGGIKLSGDIVKALASGANAVMLGSLLAGTDEAPGEEIIFQGRKFKSYQGMGSLSAMRRGGKERYFQSEAKKFVPEGIEGRVPHKGSLEDVVFQLTGGIRAGMGYCGTKDIPTLQEDGKMVMITGSGLKESHPHDVIITQEAPNYSL, from the coding sequence ATGTCTATTCATAACAAAATCGTAGAAACTGCCATCACTTTCGATGACGTTCTGTTAATACCTTCTTATTCAGAAGTTTTACCTAATCAGGTTTCCCTAAAATCACGACTTTCCGATAAAATCACCCTTCATGTTCCTATAGTTTCCGCTGCGATGGATACGGTTACAGAAGCTGAAATGGCAATAGCTCTCGCACGAGTTGGCGGCCTCGGGTTTATTCACAAAAACATGCCGATTGAAGAGCAAGCAGCGCAGGTTTACCGTGTTAAACGCTCGGAGAATGGGATGATTTCTGATCCTGTTACTCTTACAAAAGACCATACGTTAAAGGAAGCCAGAGATTTAATGGCGCAGTACAAAATTTCCGGTTTACCGGTGGTTGATGATGAAAACACACTGATTGGCATTATTACCAACCGCGATGTAAAATATCAGGAAAACCTAGATGCTAAAGTGGAAGAATTAATGACGAAAGACAAACTCATTACTTCTGATAAAGCCACCAATTTGGAACAGGCAAAAGAAATTTTACTTCAAAATAGAGTTGAAAAACTTCCTATTGTTGATAAAAACTTTAAACTGGTTGGTCTTATTACCATTAAAGATATCGACAATCAAATGGAATATCCAAATGCTAACAAAGACAGCAGCGGACGCTTGATTGTAGGTGCTGGTGTGGGTGTTGGCGAAGATACGATTGAGCGGGTAACCGCTTTAGTAAAAGCTGGCGTTGATATTATCGCAGTAGATTCTGCACACGGTCACTCTAAAGGCGTTTTGGATAAAGTGGTCGAAATCCGAAAAAACTTCCCTGATCTTGATATCGTAGGCGGAAATATTGTTACCGCTGATGCAGCCAAAGATTTAATAAAAGCGGGCGCCAACATTCTTAAAGTTGGAGTGGGTCCAGGGTCAATATGTACAACCAGAGTTGTGGCAGGTGTTGGAGTTCCTCAACTTTCTGCAATTTATAATGTATTCGAATATGCAAAAAGTAAAAATGTTGCTGTAATCGCTGATGGTGGAATTAAACTTTCCGGAGATATTGTAAAAGCCCTAGCTTCGGGCGCAAATGCGGTGATGCTTGGTTCTTTATTAGCCGGAACTGATGAAGCTCCGGGAGAAGAAATTATTTTTCAGGGACGAAAGTTCAAATCTTATCAGGGAATGGGTTCACTTTCAGCCATGCGACGTGGCGGAAAAGAAAGATACTTTCAAAGTGAAGCAAAAAAGTTTGTACCGGAGGGTATTGAAGGTAGAGTTCCCCACAAAGGCAGTTTAGAAGACGTAGTTTTTCAACTTACTGGCGGAATAAGAGCCGGAATGGGTTATTGCGGAACGAAAGATATCCCTACGTTACAGGAAGATGGAAAAATGGTTATGATTACGGGAAGTGGTTTGAAAGAATCGCATCCGCATGACGTTATCATTACGCAGGAAGCACCTAATTATTCTTTATAA
- a CDS encoding DUF6759 domain-containing protein, with translation MKSFFTALLLFLFLSCDILPPGSVYRSFPGTNTSASSGSRSESSEFNDLMAKDQINKKKVTAEVLTYLLNDPDPTEKQTAAVIENTSNCNIIIRVVGISNNLIYNFPIGRQSKNQFVIDKGNYTLKSDICGANYYSQKNISEPLILKLSNN, from the coding sequence ATGAAATCATTTTTCACTGCACTTTTATTATTTTTATTCCTCAGCTGTGATATCTTGCCACCTGGCAGCGTTTACCGTTCTTTCCCCGGTACCAATACTTCTGCATCATCTGGATCTAGAAGTGAAAGTTCAGAATTCAATGATTTAATGGCAAAAGATCAAATCAATAAAAAGAAAGTAACGGCAGAAGTTTTAACTTACCTTTTAAATGATCCAGATCCTACTGAAAAACAAACTGCGGCCGTTATCGAAAATACCTCAAACTGCAATATTATCATCAGAGTAGTCGGCATCAGCAACAACCTGATTTATAATTTCCCGATTGGTCGGCAATCTAAAAATCAGTTTGTGATTGATAAAGGTAATTACACTTTAAAATCGGATATTTGCGGAGCTAATTATTATTCTCAAAAAAACATTAGTGAACCGCTCATTTTAAAGCTTTCCAATAATTGA
- the nirK gene encoding copper-containing nitrite reductase, with product MKRIVTSFALALLTLQACKQTPGDNAKATTENSAMDIKVSGETETQAKLNPPMVPAAIGNRAAKKVVVHLEATEEEGVLADGVTYKFWTFNSTVPGTFIRIRVGDEVELHLKNASNSVMPHNIDLHAVNGPGGGAEATNVAPGKEAIFNFKALNPGLFVYHCAAAPVPLHIANGMYGLILVEPEGGLPKVDREYYIMQGEFYTKGKTDEKGLQEFDQDKGVDERPTYVVFNGKKNALMGADALEAKVGETVRMFVGNGGPNLVSSFHVIGEIFDRVYVEGGTTINKNIQTTVIPAGGAAMVEFKVEEPGNYILVDHSIFRAFNKGAIGMLKVTGEKNPKIFHKVQ from the coding sequence ATGAAACGAATTGTAACAAGCTTTGCTTTAGCCCTTTTAACATTACAGGCGTGCAAACAAACTCCAGGCGACAACGCCAAAGCAACAACTGAAAATTCCGCAATGGATATTAAAGTGAGTGGCGAAACTGAAACCCAAGCCAAACTAAATCCACCAATGGTTCCTGCTGCAATCGGCAACAGAGCTGCAAAAAAAGTAGTTGTTCACTTAGAAGCAACTGAGGAAGAGGGTGTTTTGGCTGATGGCGTAACCTATAAATTCTGGACTTTCAACAGTACCGTACCAGGAACTTTTATTAGAATCAGAGTTGGTGATGAAGTTGAACTTCACCTTAAAAATGCAAGTAACAGCGTAATGCCACACAATATTGACCTTCACGCAGTAAACGGCCCAGGTGGCGGTGCAGAAGCGACAAATGTAGCTCCAGGGAAAGAAGCGATCTTCAATTTCAAAGCGTTAAATCCAGGATTATTTGTTTATCACTGTGCTGCAGCACCAGTTCCATTGCACATCGCAAACGGAATGTACGGTTTGATCTTAGTAGAACCAGAAGGTGGTTTGCCTAAAGTAGATCGTGAATATTACATTATGCAAGGTGAATTCTATACAAAAGGAAAGACTGACGAAAAAGGTCTTCAGGAATTTGATCAAGACAAAGGTGTTGACGAAAGACCAACTTACGTAGTATTTAATGGTAAGAAAAATGCCTTAATGGGTGCTGATGCTTTAGAAGCTAAAGTTGGAGAAACAGTAAGAATGTTCGTGGGTAATGGTGGACCAAACTTGGTGTCTTCCTTCCACGTAATTGGGGAAATTTTCGACAGAGTGTATGTTGAAGGTGGAACAACCATTAATAAAAATATTCAAACTACAGTAATTCCCGCAGGTGGTGCAGCTATGGTAGAATTTAAAGTTGAAGAACCCGGAAATTATATTTTGGTAGACCACTCAATTTTCAGAGCATTTAATAAAGGTGCCATCGGAATGTTGAAAGTTACAGGTGAGAAGAATCCAAAAATTTTCCATAAAGTACAATAA
- a CDS encoding formylglycine-generating enzyme family protein — protein sequence MFKIFKIFLYFGGFFFLLTACDKVSAFNSTKESAKSDNKEVSINPDVKMVLIKGGEYQPFYGEDSSLVQVQDFLLDEKPVTNKEFLDFVQKNPKWKRSHVKAVFADDTYLKDWQNDETLPKNADPNAAVTFVSWFAAKAYAKSAGKRLPTLDEWEYVAMADEESANARDKSTYSAHLINLYNQKEREKNAVKISQPNYYGVYNMFDLVWEWTDDFNSIMTTSDSRTAEFDDKGLFCASAATSTTDVLNYASFMRYAFRSSLKANYTVGNLGFRCAKDVTK from the coding sequence ATGTTCAAAATTTTTAAAATATTTCTGTACTTCGGTGGTTTCTTTTTTCTTTTAACCGCTTGCGACAAAGTATCGGCGTTCAATTCCACAAAAGAATCTGCCAAATCCGATAATAAGGAAGTTTCTATAAATCCAGATGTCAAAATGGTTTTGATTAAAGGTGGCGAATACCAACCTTTTTATGGAGAAGACAGCTCTTTGGTTCAGGTTCAGGATTTTTTACTCGATGAAAAACCGGTAACGAATAAAGAATTTCTAGACTTCGTACAGAAGAATCCGAAATGGAAACGCAGCCATGTAAAAGCAGTTTTTGCCGATGACACTTATTTGAAAGATTGGCAAAATGATGAAACCTTACCGAAAAATGCCGATCCAAATGCAGCGGTAACTTTCGTCTCCTGGTTTGCTGCAAAAGCCTACGCAAAAAGTGCGGGAAAAAGATTGCCGACTTTAGATGAATGGGAATATGTCGCGATGGCCGACGAAGAAAGTGCCAATGCCAGAGACAAGTCCACCTACTCCGCTCATTTGATTAATCTTTATAATCAGAAAGAAAGGGAAAAAAATGCGGTGAAAATCTCTCAACCAAATTATTATGGCGTTTATAATATGTTTGATTTGGTTTGGGAATGGACAGACGATTTTAATTCCATCATGACGACCAGTGATTCCAGAACAGCAGAATTTGATGACAAAGGTCTATTCTGTGCTTCTGCAGCCACAAGTACTACCGATGTTTTAAATTATGCATCGTTTATGCGGTACGCTTTCCGATCAAGTTTAAAAGCCAATTATACCGTAGGAAACCTCGGTTTCCGATGCGCAAAAGACGTTACAAAATGA